The window GCGGTGAGCACCTCCCGCGCCAGATTGACGGGGATGGCGAAGCCGATGCCCTGGGATCCGCCCGAGCGGGTGAAGATCGCCGTGTTGACCCCGATTAGGTTCCCTGCCGCGTCCACCAGCGCGCCCCCGGAGTTGCCCGGGTTGATGGCGGCGTCGGTCTGGATGAAGTTCTCGAAGGTGCTGAGGCCCAGGTCATTGCGCCCCGTGGCGCTGACGATCCCCATGGTCACCGTCTGACCCACCCCGAAGGGATTCCCGATGGCCAGGACCACGTCGCCGACCCGCAGGGCGTCGGAGTCCCCCAGCGCGACACTGGGCAGGTCCGCGAGGTCGACCCGGAGGACCGCCAGGTCCGTGTCCGGGTCCACGCCGATCACCCGGGCGGGCGCCCGGCGCCCGTCGAGGAGCATCACCTGGATCTCGTCGGCCCCCTCGACCACGTGGTGGTTCGTCAGCACGTAGCCCCTGGGGTTGACGAGGACCCCCGAGCCGAGGCTCGTCTCCACCCGCTGCGTGGCCTGCCCCTCCCCTCCGCCGAAGAAGTGGCGGAACATCGGGTCCTCGAGGAGCGCGTTGGGGCGCTCCAGGACCGTGCGCCCGGCGTGGACGTTAACGACCGCGGGGCGTGCCGCCGCCACCGCCTCGGCGTAGGACGTTCGGTCCGCGACGGAGGCCGGCGCGGGGGCCTGGACCAGTTCCACCACCTCCCGCGGGGCGAAGCGGGGCAGCAGGAACAACAGCACGACGGCCGCCGTCAGCCCGACGGCGACGCTCTGTGCCACGAAGCGTGTGCTGGGCCCGAGATTCATCGTGTGCACCCTGTCCGGACTGGCCGCGGATCATACCGAACGCGGCCCCCGGCGGCGCGGGGAAAGAGGGGCCGCGGGCCTCGCCGGGATTGACTTCCGGGCCCTTCTGCCCGAGGCTAGGCCGTTCTGCCTGCGGCCTCGGTGCCTGGGCCCCGCCGTTCCTCGGCCTGTTCTTCGCACCCTCGTGCGCCCTGGAGAAGGAGTGCCGGAAGGACGCTCACCAGTCCATGTCCTTACTCGTCAATCGCTACTCCGTGATGACCTTCTATTCAGACCCGACCGATCCTGCCTGTCACGCCGTGCGCTTCGTGCTCGCGGAAAAGGACATCAACGTCGACGTCGTCCAGGTCCAGGGTGACCACCGCCCCGAGGAATTGAACGACCTCAACCCCTACGGCGCCGTTCTCACCCTGGTGGACCGGGACCTGGTGCTCTACGAAGAGCACATCATCATGGAGTATCTCGACGAGCGCTTTCCGCACCCGCCGCTGATGCCGGTGGACCCGGTCTCCCGTGCGAGCAACCGCCTCCTGCGCTATCGCCTCAAACGGGACATCTACGCGCTCGTGGACGTGATGGAGCGCGAAGTGGGCGACGCGCAACGGCGGGGCCTGCGCGACCACCTGACGGCCATCGCGCCCCTCTTCGCGCACAAGCCCTTCTTCCTGTCGGACGAGCTCTCCCTGGTGGACTGCTATCTCGCGCCGGTACTCTGGCGGCTGCCCAAGTACGGAGTGCAACTCCCCTCCCAGGCCAAGTCCCTGCTGCAGTACGGGGAGCGGGTGTTCCAGCGGCCTTCCTTCCGGGCCAGCCTGAGCGGCGCCGAGCGCGAGATGCGCTGACCGCACGCCCTCCGGCACCCGGCCATGATCCCCCAGCGTCCCTATCTGGTTCGCGCCATCTACCAGTGGGTGGTCGACAACGGCATGACCCCCCACGTCGTGGTCAACGCGGCGCTCGAAGGCGTGCAGGTGCCGGCGGAGTACGTGCACGAGGGTCAGATCGTGCTGAACCTGAATCCCTCCGCCGTGAAGGAGCTCTACATCGGGAACGAGCGCGTGGACCTGAGCGCGCGCTTCGGCGGCGTCTCGCGCCCCGTCTCGTTCCCCATCGCCGCGGTGCTCGCGCTCTACGCGCGCGAGACCGGGCAGGGGATGATCTTCGCGGAAGAGGGGCCGACGCCGACGGAGTCCTCCGAGCCGCCGGAGCCCCCTGAGCCGCCGGAGCCGCCCCCGAGGCGCCCCGAGCGGCCCACCCTGAAGGTGGTCAAGTAGCCGGCGGGAAGACCTTGCCGGGATTGAGGATCCCGTTCGGGTCCAGGTCCTGCTTGATGCGCCGCATCACCGCGAGGGTCGCCGGGTCGATCTCGCGCGGCACGAACGGCTGCTTCTCGAGCCCCACCCCGTGCTCCCCGGAGATCGTTCCGCCGAGGGCAATCACCCGGTCGAAGACCTCCGAGAGGCACTGCCGGGCGCGCTCCAGCTGTCCCTCCACGGCGGGGTCCACCATCAGGTTGGTGTGGATGTTCCCGTTGCCCGCGTGCCCGAAGTGCACGATGGGGACGGCGTGGCGGGCGGACAACCCCTCGAGGGCGTCGATGAAGGCGGGCAGCCGGGACACGGGCACCGCCACGTCTTCGTTGATCTTCTTCGGGGCCAGGGTGCGCAGGGCGGGGGAGAGGGCCTTGCGGGCGGCCCAGAGGTCCCCGGCGTCCTCGGCCCGGGACGCCACCGCGAGGTCCAGCAGCCCCGCACCCTTGGCCGCGGCCCCGACCGCCCTCGCGGCCTGCTCGACGCAATCGGCAGGGCCGTCCACCTCGATGAGGA of the Gammaproteobacteria bacterium genome contains:
- a CDS encoding trypsin-like peptidase domain-containing protein, with product MNLGPSTRFVAQSVAVGLTAAVVLLFLLPRFAPREVVELVQAPAPASVADRTSYAEAVAAARPAVVNVHAGRTVLERPNALLEDPMFRHFFGGGEGQATQRVETSLGSGVLVNPRGYVLTNHHVVEGADEIQVMLLDGRRAPARVIGVDPDTDLAVLRVDLADLPSVALGDSDALRVGDVVLAIGNPFGVGQTVTMGIVSATGRNDLGLSTFENFIQTDAAINPGNSGGALVDAAGNLIGVNTAIFTRSGGSQGIGFAIPVNLAREVLTAIIEQGRVTRGWLGVEVQELTPEVADVLRLSGERGLVVSGVYRHGPAHLAGVRPYDLITAVGEARVERQKELLETVARVRPGSRVALKIVREGRAAKLDVVVAERPTSAAQR
- a CDS encoding glutathione S-transferase N-terminal domain-containing protein, with the protein product MSLLVNRYSVMTFYSDPTDPACHAVRFVLAEKDINVDVVQVQGDHRPEELNDLNPYGAVLTLVDRDLVLYEEHIIMEYLDERFPHPPLMPVDPVSRASNRLLRYRLKRDIYALVDVMEREVGDAQRRGLRDHLTAIAPLFAHKPFFLSDELSLVDCYLAPVLWRLPKYGVQLPSQAKSLLQYGERVFQRPSFRASLSGAEREMR
- a CDS encoding ClpXP protease specificity-enhancing factor, with product MIPQRPYLVRAIYQWVVDNGMTPHVVVNAALEGVQVPAEYVHEGQIVLNLNPSAVKELYIGNERVDLSARFGGVSRPVSFPIAAVLALYARETGQGMIFAEEGPTPTESSEPPEPPEPPEPPPRRPERPTLKVVK